CGCCGCCCTTGCTGCCCCGTCCTGCCGTGCTGCCCCGTCCTACCCGCCGCCCTTGCTGCCCCGTCCTGCCGTGCTGCCCCGTCCTACCCGCCGCCCTTGCTGCCCCGTCCTGCCCGTACCGCCCCGTCCTACCCGCCGCCCTTGCTGCCCCGTCCTGCCCGCCGCCCTTACCGCCCCGTCCTACCCGCCGCCCGTACCGCCCCGTCCTACCCGCCGCCCGTACCGCCCCGTCCTACCCGCCGCCCTTACCGCCCCGCCCTACCCGCCACCCTTGCTGCCCCGTCCTGCCGTTCCGCCCCGTCCTGCCCGCCGCCCTTGCTGCCCCGTCCTGCCCTTACCGCCCCGTCCTACCCGCCGCCCTTACCGCCCCGTTGCGCTGCTGCCTGACCCCATAGCAGGGCGCGTGCCGCGCGATGTCTGCATCCCAAGCCCAGCATTTCCAAGCACTTGCAGACATCCATCTGGTCCCGCGGGGCCAGCCTGCGATCGGCACCAGTAAGAAATCCGGTCCGCCTACACTGGAATACCCTCCCTGCCATTCAGGGTTGCCTGACGATGCCGATCAAAACCAAACGCTGGTGTGTGCCAATGGAGCAGGATGACGGATATCGCGCCTTGATATGCCGCTATCGGCCCCGGGGGCTGCCCAAGGCCAAGGAGACCTGGGACGCGTGGCAGAGCAACCTGGCGCCGAGCCCGGAGCTCTTCGACGCCTTCTATGGAAAGGGGCGCACGCCCATCACCCTGGACGCCTACCGCGACCGCTACCTCCAGGAGATGGCATCCCAACAGGACGCCATCACCGAGCTCGCCAGCCGCGTGAAGCGCGGTGAAACGGTGACGCTCCTCTGCTCGAAAGACTGCATCCTCGAACAGGTGTGCCACCGCACCCTGCTGGCCGGCCTCATCGAGGCGGAAGTCGCCCGGAGCCGCTAGAGCGCCTCCGTCACCGACTGCCGCTGTCCCGTCGAGGACGCGCGCCCAATGGCATCCAGCAACCGGTGCAGCTTCAACGCCTCATGGAAGTCAGGCGCCAACCGCGTCCCCCCATCCACGTCGCGCGCATACGCCGTATACAGATGCCCCACGTCATGGGCATCCGGGCTCAGCTCTCCCCGAGGCAACCACGAGTACTCAGCGGGCGCAGGCAGCGGCTCGAACGACTGATCCTCGCCCTGCGTCCCGGAGAGCTGAAGATGCTCGGACATGAGCAGGTCTCCTTCGGTCCCCGTGAAGTGGAAGTAGATGCCACCCCCACTGCGCTTGCCCGTTTCGAAGTGCGCGGAGAGCACCGCGCCCCCCTCCAACGTCCCTTGAACGAGGACCTGGTCGGGCGACGTCACCGGAAGGGGCTCCTCCGTCTCGATAATCGTCGCCTCCTCGAACTGGCGAGTGACGACACCCGACACGTCCCGCAGGGGCCCGACCGCCGAGAGCACCGTGTCGAGGAAATGCGCCGCGAAGACGGTGAACATGTCCGCCCCGTTCTTCACGTCCGCGGCATAGGCCTCGCGAGCCTTGTAGCGTGAGCCCAGCATGGGAACCGCCGCATGCAACGTCACGGAGCGCAGCGTCCCCACGCCGCCTTCCGTCAGCAAGTCCCGCAGGTAGCGCACGCCCGGCGACAACCGGCGCTGCAAGCCCACCACGGTCCGGACCTTCGCCGCGTCCGCCAGCTTCGTGAGCGAGGCGGCCTGCGACGTCGACGTCCCCAGCGGCCACTCGCAGAAGACATCCTTGCCGGCGGCAATGGCCGCGCGAACGAGCGCCTCGTGCTGAGGCGCCTTCACGGCGACGACCACCAGGTCCACGTCCGGATGCGACACCAGCGCGTCCGCGCGGTGAAAGACATGTGGCACGCCGTAACGGCGAGCGACCTCTTCCGCGTGCTCCCGCACAGTGGCGCACACGGCCGTCACCTCGAACCGTGGCAAGGCCTTGAGCGCGGGCAGATGCCCATACAGCGCCCA
This genomic window from Myxococcus hansupus contains:
- a CDS encoding Gfo/Idh/MocA family protein, yielding MRKIRVGIIGASSEGGWALYGHLPALKALPRFEVTAVCATVREHAEEVARRYGVPHVFHRADALVSHPDVDLVVVAVKAPQHEALVRAAIAAGKDVFCEWPLGTSTSQAASLTKLADAAKVRTVVGLQRRLSPGVRYLRDLLTEGGVGTLRSVTLHAAVPMLGSRYKAREAYAADVKNGADMFTVFAAHFLDTVLSAVGPLRDVSGVVTRQFEEATIIETEEPLPVTSPDQVLVQGTLEGGAVLSAHFETGKRSGGGIYFHFTGTEGDLLMSEHLQLSGTQGEDQSFEPLPAPAEYSWLPRGELSPDAHDVGHLYTAYARDVDGGTRLAPDFHEALKLHRLLDAIGRASSTGQRQSVTEAL
- a CDS encoding DUF488 domain-containing protein, with amino-acid sequence MPIKTKRWCVPMEQDDGYRALICRYRPRGLPKAKETWDAWQSNLAPSPELFDAFYGKGRTPITLDAYRDRYLQEMASQQDAITELASRVKRGETVTLLCSKDCILEQVCHRTLLAGLIEAEVARSR